Genomic window (Candidatus Saccharibacteria bacterium oral taxon 488):
TTGCGGCGCTGGAGCAAGAGCTGGCGGCGCTGGACGAGCGGCTTAATCAGCCGGAGATTTGGCATAATCCGGACGAGGCGCAGGCCTTAGCCAAAAAGGCGGCTAGCTTGCGCCAGACAGTTGAGCCGTGGCAGACGCTCTGGGTGCAGCTGGCGGATATCGCTGAGTTGATGGAGCTGGGCGACGATGATTTGCTGCCAGAGTTTGAGGCGCAGGTGGCAGCGCTGGAGCAGGAGTTTACTCAGCGCAAGACCGATCTACTGTTTAGCGGCCCGTACGACAACCGCGAGGCAGTGGTGCGAATTTCGGCCGGTGTAGGCGGGCTGGATGCTCAGGACTTTGCGGCGATGTTGGAGCGGATGTATCTGCGCTGGGCGGAGAAGTCAGGGATGAAAGTTGACACGCTGGAGCGCTCGACCAATGATGATGCCGGGATAAAGACAGCGGTGCTGGAGATTTCTGGGCCGTTTGCCTATGGAAAATTGCGCTCAGAGAACGGCGTGCATCGGCTGGTGCGCCTCAGTCCGTTTAATGCTGATAATTTGCGCCAGACCAGCTTCGCGCTGGTGGAGGTACTACCAAAAATTGATACGCCGGATGAAATTGCGATTGACCCGAATGATCTGAGGATTGACGTCTACCGCTCGGGCGGTAAGGGCGGCCAAGGAGTGAACACCACTGACTCGGCGGTGCGGGTGACGCACGTACCGACGGGCATTACCGTGGCGATTCAGAATGAGCGTTCGCAGATCCAGAATAAAGAAACGGCGCTGAAGATTTTGCGCTCCAAGTTACTGGCAATGAAACTGGAGCAACACGCCGAAACCCTGTCTGATCTCAGGGCCGGCGAGTCAGCCAACTGGGGTAGCCAGATTAGAAATTACGTCCTACACCCGTACACACTGGTCAAGGATACCCGCACCAAGCACGAGAACCGCAACGCCCAGGGCGTGCTGGATGGGGATGTTGATGAGTTTATGACGGCTTATTTGCGTGAATCGCGCGGCTGACGGAAGACAGCAATGGTGATCATCACGGCAAAGGCGATAAGGCTGATGACCATGACGGACAGGAAATGTACGCCAAATGGCCAAGTAGTTTGCCTGACGAGGACGTCGATCGGATATTTTCGGTTGGTGTCATCGCCGATGATGTAATAGAGCCACGCGCATGTACCCACCAGAAAGCACACCATGGCGAGGCCGTACCATACCAATGCTGACGTGTGGCGTGCGAGCCACTTGTTACTATCGGTAATTGCCTTGTTCTGCCAGCGGTTGGTATTGATAAGTGCATAAAGCGGCAAGGCGAGACAGCCGGTAGCCAGAAGCAGTCCAGTCGCAGTGTACATGATATATACGAAGATACCGCTGTGTTGTGCTATGTCTTGTAGTAGCGTGACGTGGGGTGTGAGGAATAGGCATATAAGCGTGGCGCCAAGCGATATGACCATAAGTAGCGCCAATAGTCGCAAACCAATCTCCAGTATCCTGTAGGTGCGCCGGGCAGGTTGCGCTGACTCATCAGGTGATTGCCCCACGAGCTGTCGTAGTCCACGTCCGAGGTAATATATACCCCAGACGATGCTGATAAATAGGAGTAGACCGCCAGTCAAGAATAGCGGCCAGCGTAGAGCGTTAGCGGTTTTTCGAGGTGCTGCGCAGCAGGACCAGGTGTC
Coding sequences:
- a CDS encoding peptide chain release factor 2 — its product is MQPLKKRIQTLQSEVEQAKAALDFAALEQELAALDERLNQPEIWHNPDEAQALAKKAASLRQTVEPWQTLWVQLADIAELMELGDDDLLPEFEAQVAALEQEFTQRKTDLLFSGPYDNREAVVRISAGVGGLDAQDFAAMLERMYLRWAEKSGMKVDTLERSTNDDAGIKTAVLEISGPFAYGKLRSENGVHRLVRLSPFNADNLRQTSFALVEVLPKIDTPDEIAIDPNDLRIDVYRSGGKGGQGVNTTDSAVRVTHVPTGITVAIQNERSQIQNKETALKILRSKLLAMKLEQHAETLSDLRAGESANWGSQIRNYVLHPYTLVKDTRTKHENRNAQGVLDGDVDEFMTAYLRESRG